Proteins from one Microcaecilia unicolor chromosome 2, aMicUni1.1, whole genome shotgun sequence genomic window:
- the GAR1 gene encoding H/ACA ribonucleoprotein complex subunit 1, with the protein MSFRGRGGFNRGGGQGRGGGSFGRGGGGNFGRGGGGFGRGGGRGGGRGGGGFGRGGFNKGGFDQGPPETVVVMGEFMHPCEDDIVLKCTTDENKVPYFNAPVYLENKEQIGKVDEIFGQIRDFYVSVKLSENMKASSFKKLQKFYIDPYKLLPLQRFLPRPPGEKGAPRGGRGGGRGGGRGRGGGRGGGGFRGGRGGGGFRGGRGGGGFRGGRGGGGGSRGFRGGR; encoded by the exons atgtcattTCGGGGGAGAGGAGGCTTCAATCGAGGCGGTGGTCAGGGACGTGGAGGTGGCAGCTTTGGACGAGGTGGAGGTGGCAACTTTGGACGAGGTGGAGGTGGCTTTGGGCGAGGCGGAGGAagaggtggaggaagaggaggcggTGGCTTCGGACGGGGGGGCTTCAATAAAGGTGGATTTGACCAAGGACCTCCTGAGACAGTAGTTG tgATGGGAGAGTTTATGCATCCCTGTGAAGATGACATAGTTCTGAAATGTACAACTGACGAAAACAAAGTGCCTTATTTTAATGCACCGGTCTACTTAGAAAATAAAGAGCAGATCGGGAAAGTGGATGAAATATTTGGACAAATCAGGGATTTT TATGTTTCAGTTAAGCTGTCTGAAAACATGAAGGCGTCTTCCTTTAAAAAGTTACAAAAA TTTTACATCGACCCTTATAAGCTACTGCCTTTGCAGAGGTTTCTGCCAAGGCCTCCAGGTGAGAAAGGGGCTCCAAGAGGCGGCCGTGGCGGAGGCAGGGGCGGTGGCAGAGGCAGAGGTGGCGGCAGAGGCGGAG GAGGCTTCCGGGGAGGACGAGGCGGTGGAGGTTTCCGAGGAGGACGAGGTGGTGGAGGCTTCAGAGGaggacgaggaggaggaggaggcagccgtGGTTTTAGGG GTGGACGATAA